One window from the genome of Deltaproteobacteria bacterium encodes:
- a CDS encoding NADH-quinone oxidoreductase subunit D yields MLNVKTIDDSSITERVYQLNLGPQHPSTHGVMHLLVTLDGEVVIKIEPLIGYSHRGHEKMAENRIYEQFMPNPARMDYLSGMIFNHGYCMAVEKLCGIEVPRRAEYIRVITSELNRIASHFIGAMDFAMGLGAITPFLYGWDDREQILDLLEMISGSRLTYSYGRFGGVRNDITKEFYDGTRRFIDRLRGRFWDYENLINQNIIFIKRAKDVGVITKDVALEYGVTGPTLRGSGVNYDVRKNEPYSAYPEFKFEIPTRKEGDCLARYQVRMAELEQSLNIIEQALDHLPPGPVRSKVPRFVTPPEGDCYCAFESARGAVGFYIVSDGSRIPYRIKVRAPSFSNLFVLTKICPGHFLADVIAIFGSIDVTVPEIDR; encoded by the coding sequence ATGCTGAACGTAAAAACCATAGACGACAGTTCAATCACCGAACGGGTCTATCAGCTCAACCTGGGCCCCCAGCACCCCAGTACCCATGGGGTCATGCACCTGCTGGTGACCCTGGACGGCGAGGTAGTGATTAAAATCGAGCCGTTGATCGGCTACTCCCACCGGGGTCATGAAAAAATGGCCGAAAACCGGATTTATGAACAGTTCATGCCTAATCCGGCTCGGATGGATTATCTTTCCGGCATGATCTTTAACCACGGCTATTGCATGGCCGTGGAAAAGCTTTGCGGGATCGAGGTGCCCAGGAGGGCCGAATATATCCGGGTCATCACCTCGGAGCTGAACCGCATTGCCAGCCATTTTATCGGGGCCATGGACTTTGCCATGGGACTGGGGGCCATCACTCCCTTCCTGTACGGCTGGGATGACCGGGAACAGATCCTGGACCTTTTGGAAATGATCTCCGGTTCCCGGCTGACCTATAGCTACGGCCGCTTCGGCGGGGTCCGCAACGATATCACCAAGGAATTTTATGACGGGACCCGTCGTTTTATCGACCGGTTGCGGGGTCGTTTCTGGGATTACGAAAATCTGATCAATCAAAATATCATTTTTATCAAGCGGGCCAAGGACGTGGGCGTCATCACCAAAGACGTGGCCCTGGAATACGGGGTCACCGGTCCGACCTTACGGGGTTCGGGGGTTAACTATGACGTCCGCAAGAATGAGCCCTACTCGGCCTATCCGGAGTTCAAGTTTGAGATTCCCACCCGGAAAGAAGGCGATTGTCTGGCCCGTTACCAGGTCCGCATGGCCGAATTGGAACAAAGCTTGAACATTATTGAACAGGCCCTGGACCACCTGCCCCCGGGACCGGTTCGATCCAAGGTCCCGCGCTTTGTCACCCCGCCGGAAGGCGATTGTTACTGTGCTTTTGAGAGTGCCCGGGGGGCCGTGGGGTTTTATATCGTCAGCGACGGATCGCGCATCCCTTACCGGATTAAGGTGCGGGCCCCCTCCTTTTCCAATCTGTTTGTTCTGACCAAGATCTGTCCAGGACATTTTCTGGCCGATGTTATTGCCATTTTCGGCAGTATTGATGTAACCGTTCCGGA